One segment of Fervidobacterium sp. DNA contains the following:
- a CDS encoding alpha/beta fold hydrolase — translation MIWIVLAIIPFLLLKNAFIMTILSLVGIYTIASMGLNIIMGYSGQISIGHAAFMSIGAYTSTLLVMHYNLPVVFGILISGVVAFLFGLIIGFPALRLSGFYLAIATMGFVVAVEQLFGSLEHITGGHAGIRGIRFPYIWNSDVEKYLLVLAFVFSSYILMIRLINSKTGRAWMAIRENETAASVVGVNIALSKVLAFAIGSMMAGIAGALYAHVIGYIAPSDFGIAKSLDLLAISVIGGMASVDGPLYGSLIYVALPFFFSRMHISMSIIFGTILIFVVLFMPLGVSYYFSRFRSKYITKISAFFKKGRRPYGKFVDTKIGKIHYVNAGSGNIPIVLIHGNFASARFFEPLLKKLPSKFSAYALDLPNFGYSVSLNGDITIEKYAEAVEQFVNALNLTNFILLGHSLGGAVAMSYSIKYPEKLRKLILVDPSPINGLPVSEEAIKFIKTYQNNPQLIKRALMFNAPTYDNERFFEKITSDALRMTPNAFEGNARALAKYNYIEQAKGVTIPVVVIYGDKDVLLTLDQMKITAQAFPNGKLIVLKDIGHSPVVEDVESVIKIIEEQ, via the coding sequence ATGATATGGATTGTCTTGGCAATCATTCCCTTCTTGCTTCTTAAAAATGCGTTCATAATGACTATCTTAAGTCTTGTGGGCATTTATACAATCGCCTCCATGGGGTTAAACATAATTATGGGGTACTCCGGTCAAATATCAATTGGTCATGCTGCATTCATGAGTATTGGAGCCTATACTTCCACTCTCTTGGTTATGCATTACAATCTTCCTGTTGTTTTTGGTATATTAATCAGTGGAGTTGTTGCTTTCTTGTTCGGACTTATAATTGGATTTCCGGCTTTAAGACTGTCTGGATTTTATCTTGCCATAGCCACTATGGGATTTGTGGTAGCAGTTGAACAATTATTTGGCTCACTTGAGCACATAACTGGTGGACATGCAGGGATAAGAGGTATAAGATTTCCGTACATTTGGAACTCAGATGTGGAAAAATACCTTCTTGTGCTTGCGTTTGTCTTTAGTTCGTACATACTGATGATAAGATTAATAAACTCCAAAACAGGTAGAGCATGGATGGCTATAAGAGAAAATGAAACAGCAGCCTCTGTTGTAGGTGTGAACATAGCACTTTCAAAAGTATTGGCATTTGCAATAGGTTCCATGATGGCTGGAATAGCTGGTGCACTCTATGCACATGTTATTGGTTATATAGCACCAAGTGACTTTGGAATTGCAAAATCACTTGATCTACTTGCTATATCAGTCATCGGTGGAATGGCATCTGTAGATGGTCCACTTTATGGCTCGCTTATTTACGTTGCTTTACCATTTTTCTTCAGCAGGATGCACATATCAATGTCCATTATCTTTGGTACGATACTAATATTCGTTGTACTATTCATGCCTCTTGGTGTAAGCTACTACTTTTCAAGATTTAGATCGAAATACATCACTAAGATCTCTGCGTTCTTCAAAAAAGGTAGGCGACCATACGGAAAATTTGTCGACACAAAAATCGGCAAAATACATTATGTGAATGCTGGCAGTGGAAATATACCGATAGTTCTGATTCATGGAAACTTTGCGTCGGCACGCTTTTTTGAACCTTTGTTGAAAAAACTCCCATCAAAATTCTCCGCTTATGCTTTAGACTTACCTAATTTTGGATATTCTGTTTCACTAAACGGTGACATTACAATAGAAAAATACGCTGAAGCTGTTGAACAATTTGTTAATGCTCTCAACCTCACTAACTTCATACTTTTAGGTCACTCACTTGGAGGAGCCGTTGCTATGAGCTACTCGATTAAGTATCCAGAGAAATTAAGAAAGCTTATACTTGTTGACCCTTCACCAATCAATGGATTACCAGTCTCAGAGGAAGCCATAAAATTTATAAAAACATATCAAAATAATCCACAGCTGATAAAAAGAGCACTTATGTTCAATGCTCCAACATACGATAACGAAAGGTTTTTTGAAAAAATCACATCGGATGCATTAAGAATGACACCAAATGCATTCGAAGGTAATGCCAGAGCTTTAGCAAAATACAATTACATTGAACAAGCAAAAGGTGTAACCATACCTGTTGTAGTAATTTATGGAGATAAAGATGTCTTACTAACACTCGATCAAATGAAAATAACTGCACAAGCTTTTCCAAATGGAAAATTAATCGTACTCAAAGATATAGGTCATAGTCCTGTTGTCGAAGATGTTGAAAGTGTCATAAAAATAATTGAAGAACAATAA
- a CDS encoding branched-chain amino acid ABC transporter permease, which translates to MINQILLGLSTGAMYSLVAIGLVMMYKVSGVMNFAYGNMGMFITYIIWWITSTLNINLYIGIIIGIFLAALMGISVERFGLRPIRHLSHGSMLIVTFGILMILEGLAVQIWGTEYKSFPELVSGTPFVLKGEFGVIVLRKQDILIFVTLAIISLLIFIFTKYTKFGIAVRAVSENEEIAGYMGINVGSILAFSWAFGVSMAALVGVIAAPKVFVSPVMLTFYQIQGFTAAVLGGFETFAGAVFGGLILGVIEKLVGNYISEGFKATISLIIIILVLIFFPRGLFGRNVRRRV; encoded by the coding sequence GTAAGTGGCGTCATGAACTTTGCTTATGGAAACATGGGAATGTTTATAACTTATATAATTTGGTGGATCACCAGCACGTTGAATATAAATCTTTACATAGGAATAATAATCGGAATATTCCTCGCGGCACTTATGGGAATTAGTGTGGAAAGATTTGGACTTAGACCTATCAGACACCTTTCTCATGGTTCTATGCTTATCGTAACATTTGGAATCCTTATGATATTGGAAGGATTAGCTGTACAAATTTGGGGAACAGAATATAAATCTTTTCCTGAGCTTGTTAGTGGTACGCCTTTCGTTCTTAAAGGGGAATTTGGTGTAATAGTACTTAGAAAACAAGACATTTTAATCTTTGTTACTCTTGCCATCATATCTCTTCTAATATTCATATTCACAAAATACACAAAATTTGGAATAGCTGTCCGTGCCGTCTCTGAAAATGAAGAAATTGCAGGATACATGGGAATAAACGTCGGAAGTATATTGGCATTTTCCTGGGCTTTCGGCGTAAGCATGGCAGCACTTGTTGGTGTAATTGCCGCTCCGAAGGTCTTTGTCTCACCCGTAATGCTAACTTTTTACCAAATTCAGGGCTTCACAGCGGCCGTTTTAGGTGGGTTTGAAACATTTGCAGGTGCTGTATTTGGTGGGTTGATACTTGGGGTAATTGAAAAACTCGTCGGAAACTATATCTCAGAAGGATTCAAGGCAACGATTTCACTTATCATAATAATACTTGTATTAATATTCTTCCCAAGGGGATTGTTTGGCAGAAATGTGAGGAGGCGAGTATAA